In Thiospirochaeta perfilievii, a single window of DNA contains:
- a CDS encoding energy-coupling factor ABC transporter ATP-binding protein encodes MNKPIVEFKSVNYSYDNQGYQIKNLDLTIFKNEKVGIIGANGAGKSTLLKLLLGLLNPLYGEILFNDILLNKKSLSRVRDKIGYGFQDPDNQLFMPTVYDNIVFTAKQKKIPEDKCREIADKVLLDVNGEELIDKPSYKLSGGEKRVVSLAVALSNEPELLVLDEPTVGLDPKSRRKLINLLNNRQETFLITTHDMDMAYEVCNRVIVLYKGEVVADGSNIEIFTNKELLTKTNLEMPLQLLYGV; translated from the coding sequence GTGAATAAACCTATAGTTGAGTTTAAAAGTGTAAATTATAGTTACGATAACCAGGGTTATCAGATAAAGAATTTAGATTTAACAATATTTAAAAATGAAAAAGTTGGTATTATTGGTGCAAATGGTGCTGGAAAGTCCACACTACTAAAACTACTATTAGGCCTACTTAACCCGTTATATGGAGAGATTCTTTTTAATGATATATTGTTAAATAAAAAAAGTCTTAGTAGAGTTAGAGACAAAATTGGTTACGGCTTCCAGGACCCTGATAATCAACTCTTTATGCCTACAGTGTATGATAACATTGTATTTACTGCAAAACAGAAGAAGATACCAGAAGATAAGTGTAGAGAGATAGCGGATAAGGTTTTATTAGATGTAAATGGGGAAGAATTAATTGATAAACCTAGTTATAAGCTCTCTGGTGGTGAAAAAAGAGTAGTCTCATTAGCTGTAGCACTATCAAATGAACCAGAACTTCTTGTACTAGATGAACCAACAGTGGGATTAGACCCTAAATCTAGAAGAAAACTAATTAATCTACTTAATAATAGACAGGAGACTTTTTTAATAACAACCCACGATATGGATATGGCTTATGAAGTATGCAATAGGGTAATTGTTCTATATAAGGGGGAGGTTGTTGCAGACGGCTCTAATATAGAGATTTTTACCAATAAAGAGTTATTAACTAAAACAAATTTAGAGATGCCACTGCAGCTACTCTATGGTGTATAA
- a CDS encoding carboxyl transferase domain-containing protein: protein MKLNDNAKIGIINRGEAALRFIRAVKEYNAQNNTTLTTVAFYIDKEEYAPFVKQADESLALSSLSLYPGKQKSPYLDHELILQGLTKSKCDAIWVGWGFVSEDAPFTEKIEKAGIIFMGPSSKAMATLGDKIQAKDLADSANVPILPWSKKSVDTLEEAKVVSEQIGYPVIVKASNAGGGRGIRFVRTPKELATQYKSAQDETLRITGNSIVFIEYLVQKGRHLEVQVLADSHGNVNTFGVRDCSIQRKNQKIIEETPPANMDPNLIRDMEEAAARLIKAAGYVGAGTVEYLFDLKSNRFFFMEVNTRLQVEHPITETLYGIDLVKGQIDVARGLVVDWSDRTPRGHVMEVRLNAEDPERDFNPAPGLVNLFKAPAGPGIRVDSGIEEGSDIPSDFDSMVAKVIAQGNSREEAVSRLKRALNEMKIRIKDGTTNRSFLLELLNKPEILSGSVHTGYVEELLESRILVQDSSIVKKALIAGAVEFYLDQKERDFLNFSEQLAKSGRPRNLPKAEGSEVILSAQGNSYTFFVKELAQNYFELKLDKDIIHCKYISNDSERTLYLKGGRVNILMVPRGDVLQCEVDGTPVILESDNGGYVSSPSPAIVLSINLEVGQKIKKGDILLVLEAMKMEMIIEAPADGIITEICIDDGAQVAAGQPLVQLESEKDSIGEGLNSIKPVTFNGFESIESSDLMIKRSLHGLFLGFDQDVLESEKISTLVAGNNEDLVDTILDLVEFYNSIEGLFIPTEVVDSSLARPMTYPELLMHYFRRFDDREKGLPQRFLDDLDKAFKLYPSINKDIKIQQERALFNIFRSHGLLNKKQEILKVLLSTLAKLGITKEQTSRVKSELNRLIYISRSSNISLTDAAFHARYHLLDKSRRDLYETIKLENLHELLDDIDADNINNEDISKVSNSGSMMLRELVNRAYESDSKRDVILPLIAHKLNRDRDISSTYNIDVLGNRCAVVNSNNSSVSSGVILLEKGAYDLLDITSLKGLSEVIFLTKDADDSLFSKIEEVKGLSGLTVSIGNLKDNIWNFRSYNFNSKWEENTLHRDFSPLQYRELRIYRLRNFSVKMLYRQENIFLLEATAKDNPKDVRLLGYVDIAGTEMEIDDEGNLQRMVFLEGRLIDLINSMRSAQMGYKYRLVWNRIIIHNRTLLEVGYKDLQGYSKKLLPLTHDLGLEKLVIYSVRKRWSEEAIREIELNYTIVSDDKFNLRQRTPSEELLQSYNNYVSRAVVARQRNSVYPYEFIKLLTSSKSMDSAIKSGQFQEFDITIDNNGEQETISCNGREPGENQANVVFGIISNRVTFMEESLKRVIIISDPSKDLGSLSEPECRRINAAIDLADEKKLPIEWVAISSGAKITMDSGTENLDWTGTTLRKIVNFTQNGGEINIIVPGINVGAQSYWNAEATMLMHTRGLLIMTDDGALLLTGKKALDFSGSVSGENNLDIGGAEKIMGPNGQAQVRVSNLVEAYNYLFSHYRYTYVPSGNKYPSRKVTNDPVDRDVAKEPYRDFLDQGFETIGDIFSFEKNPERKKPFDIRQVMGSLVDKDADYCERWRNLKDSDTSIVWETQMGGYSVGMIGIESRNLSRIGEVPFDGPDSWSGGTLFPMSSKKIARGINAFSGHLPLVIVANLSGFDGSPESLRKLQLEYGAEIGRAVVNFKGPISFVVVARYHGGAYVVFSKSLNPNLRSAALEGSYASVIGGAPAAAVIFPKKVLTATSNDPRILEAKADFESGNLSKKDYNTLFNRVKNEKQSEQSQNFDSVHSVERAKSVGSIDDIIKTHELRPYIINVIEKGM from the coding sequence ATGAAATTAAATGATAATGCAAAAATAGGAATTATAAATAGGGGTGAGGCTGCGCTTAGATTTATTAGAGCAGTAAAAGAGTATAATGCCCAAAATAACACAACACTAACAACTGTAGCTTTTTATATTGATAAAGAGGAGTATGCTCCCTTTGTAAAACAGGCTGATGAGAGTTTAGCCCTATCATCCCTATCCCTTTATCCAGGAAAGCAGAAAAGTCCCTACCTTGATCATGAACTTATTCTACAGGGATTAACTAAAAGTAAGTGTGATGCTATATGGGTTGGTTGGGGTTTTGTTTCAGAGGATGCCCCATTTACAGAGAAGATTGAAAAAGCTGGAATTATTTTTATGGGGCCATCAAGTAAAGCAATGGCAACACTTGGAGATAAAATCCAGGCCAAGGATTTAGCAGATAGTGCAAATGTTCCTATACTTCCATGGAGTAAAAAGTCGGTAGATACCTTAGAAGAAGCTAAGGTTGTTTCAGAGCAGATCGGTTACCCGGTAATTGTTAAAGCATCAAATGCTGGTGGAGGACGGGGAATAAGGTTTGTTAGGACCCCTAAAGAGTTAGCAACCCAGTATAAATCCGCCCAGGATGAGACACTCCGTATTACTGGGAATTCTATTGTTTTTATTGAGTATTTAGTCCAGAAGGGTAGGCACTTAGAGGTACAGGTATTGGCTGACTCCCATGGAAATGTTAATACCTTTGGTGTTAGGGATTGCTCTATACAGAGAAAAAATCAGAAAATAATTGAAGAGACACCACCAGCTAATATGGACCCTAATCTAATAAGGGATATGGAGGAGGCTGCAGCAAGACTAATAAAAGCAGCTGGTTATGTTGGAGCTGGAACTGTTGAGTACCTTTTTGATTTAAAAAGTAACCGTTTCTTCTTTATGGAGGTTAATACTAGGCTCCAGGTAGAGCACCCTATAACCGAGACTCTATACGGTATTGACCTTGTTAAGGGACAGATCGATGTAGCTAGAGGTTTAGTTGTTGACTGGTCAGATAGAACTCCAAGGGGTCATGTTATGGAGGTTAGACTTAACGCCGAGGATCCTGAGAGGGATTTTAATCCAGCACCAGGGCTAGTTAATCTTTTTAAAGCTCCGGCAGGACCAGGAATAAGAGTTGACTCTGGAATTGAAGAGGGATCTGATATTCCTTCAGATTTTGATTCTATGGTTGCAAAGGTTATTGCCCAAGGGAATAGTAGGGAAGAGGCTGTTAGTAGATTAAAACGTGCTTTAAACGAGATGAAAATACGAATTAAAGATGGAACTACAAATAGAAGTTTTCTACTTGAACTACTTAATAAACCAGAAATCCTATCCGGCTCTGTTCATACAGGTTATGTGGAAGAGTTATTAGAGAGTCGTATTCTAGTCCAGGATAGTTCTATAGTTAAGAAAGCACTTATTGCTGGAGCTGTGGAGTTTTATCTAGACCAGAAAGAGAGGGATTTTTTAAACTTTAGTGAGCAGTTAGCAAAAAGTGGAAGACCTAGAAATCTACCTAAAGCAGAAGGATCTGAGGTTATACTCTCTGCCCAAGGTAATAGTTATACTTTTTTTGTTAAAGAGTTAGCACAGAATTACTTTGAACTTAAATTAGACAAGGATATTATCCACTGTAAATATATTAGTAATGATAGTGAAAGAACACTATATTTAAAGGGTGGTCGTGTTAATATTCTTATGGTTCCAAGGGGAGATGTTTTACAGTGTGAAGTAGACGGGACTCCTGTTATTTTAGAGTCTGATAATGGAGGATATGTAAGCTCTCCATCTCCTGCTATTGTTTTATCTATTAATTTAGAAGTTGGTCAGAAGATTAAAAAAGGTGATATTTTATTAGTCCTGGAAGCCATGAAAATGGAGATGATTATAGAAGCTCCTGCAGATGGTATTATTACAGAGATATGTATAGATGATGGAGCTCAAGTTGCAGCTGGACAGCCCTTAGTTCAACTAGAATCAGAGAAAGATAGTATAGGAGAGGGACTTAATAGTATTAAACCGGTAACATTTAATGGCTTTGAATCAATAGAGAGTAGTGATTTAATGATAAAAAGAAGCTTACATGGTCTCTTTTTAGGTTTTGATCAGGATGTTTTAGAGAGTGAAAAAATATCAACCCTAGTTGCTGGTAATAATGAGGACTTAGTTGATACAATTCTAGATCTAGTTGAATTCTATAACAGTATTGAAGGGTTATTTATTCCCACCGAGGTTGTAGATAGTTCCCTTGCAAGACCTATGACATATCCTGAGCTATTAATGCACTATTTTAGAAGGTTCGATGATAGGGAGAAGGGACTTCCCCAGAGGTTTTTAGATGATCTAGATAAGGCATTTAAACTATACCCAAGTATTAATAAGGATATAAAAATACAACAAGAGAGGGCTCTATTTAATATTTTTAGATCCCATGGCCTATTAAATAAGAAGCAGGAGATATTAAAAGTACTACTTTCAACTCTTGCTAAACTAGGAATTACTAAGGAACAGACTAGTAGGGTTAAATCTGAGTTAAATAGATTAATTTACATTAGTAGGTCATCTAATATATCTCTAACTGATGCAGCATTCCATGCCCGTTATCACTTACTAGATAAGTCTAGAAGAGACCTGTATGAAACTATTAAATTAGAAAACCTACATGAACTATTAGATGATATTGATGCAGATAATATTAATAACGAAGATATAAGTAAAGTTTCCAATAGTGGATCTATGATGTTAAGAGAGTTAGTTAATAGAGCCTATGAAAGTGATAGTAAAAGAGATGTTATCTTACCTCTTATAGCCCATAAACTTAATAGAGATAGGGATATATCTTCCACTTATAATATTGATGTTTTAGGAAATAGATGTGCTGTTGTAAATAGTAATAACAGCTCTGTAAGTAGTGGAGTAATTTTATTAGAAAAGGGTGCCTATGACCTTTTAGATATTACTAGTTTAAAGGGTTTATCAGAAGTTATCTTTTTAACTAAAGACGCAGATGACTCCCTATTTTCTAAAATAGAGGAAGTTAAAGGTTTAAGTGGTTTAACTGTTTCTATTGGTAATTTAAAAGATAACATATGGAATTTTAGAAGTTATAACTTTAACTCAAAATGGGAAGAGAATACTCTACATAGGGATTTTAGCCCACTACAGTATAGAGAGTTAAGAATATATAGGTTAAGAAACTTTAGTGTTAAAATGTTATATAGACAGGAAAATATCTTCTTATTAGAAGCTACAGCTAAAGATAACCCTAAGGATGTTAGACTTTTAGGTTATGTTGATATAGCTGGAACAGAGATGGAGATAGACGATGAGGGTAATCTTCAACGAATGGTATTCCTGGAGGGTAGATTAATTGACCTTATAAACTCTATGAGATCAGCCCAAATGGGGTATAAATATAGATTAGTATGGAATAGGATTATTATTCATAATAGAACTTTATTAGAAGTTGGCTATAAGGATCTACAGGGTTATAGTAAAAAACTTCTACCTTTAACCCATGATCTAGGTTTAGAGAAGCTTGTTATCTACTCTGTTCGTAAAAGGTGGAGTGAAGAGGCTATACGGGAGATTGAGCTTAATTACACAATTGTATCCGATGACAAATTTAATCTTAGACAGAGAACACCTTCAGAAGAGTTATTACAGAGTTACAACAACTATGTTTCAAGGGCTGTAGTAGCTAGACAGCGAAACTCTGTTTATCCCTATGAGTTTATTAAACTACTTACTAGTTCTAAATCCATGGATTCGGCTATAAAATCTGGACAGTTCCAAGAGTTTGATATAACTATAGACAATAATGGAGAGCAGGAGACCATCTCTTGTAACGGTCGGGAACCTGGGGAAAACCAAGCTAATGTAGTTTTTGGTATAATTAGTAATAGGGTAACCTTTATGGAAGAGAGTCTAAAAAGGGTTATTATAATATCCGACCCTTCAAAGGATTTAGGTTCCCTTTCTGAACCAGAGTGTAGGAGAATAAATGCTGCAATTGACCTAGCAGATGAGAAAAAGCTTCCTATTGAGTGGGTTGCAATATCATCCGGAGCAAAAATAACTATGGACAGTGGTACTGAAAACCTAGATTGGACAGGTACTACTTTAAGAAAGATAGTTAATTTTACCCAAAATGGGGGCGAGATAAATATTATAGTTCCAGGTATAAATGTTGGTGCCCAGTCCTACTGGAATGCAGAGGCTACAATGTTAATGCATACTAGGGGGCTATTAATAATGACAGATGATGGAGCTTTACTGTTAACAGGTAAAAAAGCCTTAGATTTTTCAGGATCTGTTTCTGGGGAGAATAACTTAGATATTGGTGGTGCTGAGAAGATAATGGGACCAAACGGTCAAGCCCAAGTTAGAGTTTCAAATCTTGTAGAGGCGTATAATTATCTATTTAGTCACTACAGATATACCTATGTTCCATCTGGTAATAAATACCCTTCACGTAAAGTAACAAACGACCCTGTGGATAGGGATGTTGCAAAAGAGCCTTATAGGGATTTTTTAGATCAGGGTTTTGAAACTATTGGAGATATCTTTAGTTTTGAGAAGAATCCAGAGAGGAAAAAACCATTTGATATAAGACAGGTTATGGGATCCCTAGTAGATAAGGATGCAGACTACTGTGAAAGATGGAGAAACCTTAAAGACTCTGATACTTCAATTGTGTGGGAAACCCAAATGGGGGGATACTCAGTAGGAATGATAGGAATCGAGTCAAGAAACCTCTCTAGAATTGGGGAAGTACCATTTGACGGTCCAGATAGTTGGTCTGGTGGTACACTATTTCCAATGTCATCTAAAAAGATTGCAAGGGGTATTAACGCTTTTAGTGGACATCTTCCACTGGTAATTGTTGCAAACCTCTCAGGATTTGATGGCTCCCCTGAGTCTTTAAGAAAATTACAGTTAGAGTATGGGGCAGAGATTGGTAGAGCTGTTGTTAACTTTAAAGGTCCAATTAGTTTTGTAGTTGTTGCAAGATACCACGGAGGGGCCTATGTTGTTTTCTCAAAATCTTTAAATCCAAACCTAAGATCCGCAGCCCTAGAGGGTTCCTACGCTTCTGTTATTGGTGGTGCTCCTGCTGCAGCTGTAATATTCCCTAAAAAGGTATTAACAGCTACAAGTAATGATCCACGTATTTTAGAGGCTAAAGCAGATTTTGAATCTGGGAACTTAAGTAAAAAGGATTATAATACCCTGTTTAATAGGGTTAAAAACGAAAAACAGAGTGAACAGAGTCAGAATTTTGATTCAGTACACTCAGTAGAGAGGGCTAAATCCGTTGGTTCAATTGATGATATTATTAAAACTCATGAGTTAAGGCCATATATTATTAATGTAATAGAAAAAGGTATGTAG
- a CDS encoding pirin family protein yields the protein MIMESGGIGFVLKTQNPFVTTMYHVDKYPAGDGKLRPIIKKELNNGGDFDRDSSWRMYHGREVPGFPAHPHRGFETVTVVLKGTVDHTDGLGSKGRYQNGDVQWMTAGRGLQHSEMFPLIETNKDNPLELFQIWLSLDSKHRMVKPGYKMLWKEDIPVVTLTDKTGLKVTITVIAGELGGEIPPKPPIDSWARDKNHHTSIQIIELEPGASYNIPQGKSTINRSLYFYNGEKLLLDDQLFSNTAYAFVTPDSETIIQNKGAVPAKVLLLEAEPIPEPIISRGPFVMTTEDEIFQAYNDYKEDYFGGWPFSNFEICHDINQKRFAKYENGLVEYPDKRGVGSINK from the coding sequence ATGATTATGGAAAGCGGTGGTATTGGGTTTGTTTTAAAGACCCAGAATCCTTTTGTTACCACAATGTATCATGTAGATAAATACCCAGCAGGAGATGGTAAATTAAGACCTATAATAAAAAAAGAACTTAATAACGGGGGGGATTTTGATAGGGACTCCAGTTGGCGTATGTATCATGGCAGAGAAGTTCCTGGTTTCCCAGCACATCCTCACCGTGGTTTTGAAACAGTTACGGTAGTATTAAAGGGGACGGTGGACCATACAGATGGGCTAGGATCCAAGGGTAGGTATCAAAATGGAGATGTGCAATGGATGACTGCAGGAAGAGGACTTCAACATTCAGAAATGTTTCCACTTATTGAAACTAATAAGGATAATCCTTTAGAACTCTTTCAGATCTGGTTAAGCCTTGATAGTAAACATCGAATGGTAAAACCAGGGTATAAAATGCTCTGGAAAGAAGATATTCCAGTTGTTACTTTAACTGATAAAACTGGTTTAAAGGTTACTATAACTGTTATAGCCGGTGAATTAGGTGGTGAAATTCCTCCTAAACCTCCTATAGATTCATGGGCAAGGGATAAAAACCACCACACTTCTATTCAAATAATAGAGTTAGAGCCTGGTGCATCCTATAACATTCCCCAGGGTAAATCTACAATTAATAGATCTTTATATTTTTACAATGGAGAAAAATTATTATTAGATGATCAACTTTTTTCTAATACTGCTTACGCCTTTGTAACTCCAGATAGTGAAACAATAATTCAGAACAAGGGGGCAGTTCCTGCTAAGGTTCTGCTATTAGAGGCAGAACCTATTCCTGAGCCTATTATTAGCCGCGGTCCTTTTGTTATGACAACAGAAGACGAAATATTCCAAGCCTATAATGATTACAAAGAAGACTATTTTGGCGGATGGCCGTTTTCAAATTTTGAAATTTGTCATGATATTAACCAAAAACGTTTTGCTAAGTATGAAAATGGATTAGTTGAATATCCTGACAAAAGGGGCGTTGGGTCTATAAATAAATAG
- the pepT gene encoding peptidase T yields MRDSEVVKRFINYIKINTQSCEDSETCPSTKSQLDLAHLLEKELNELHLRDVSVDENGYVIAELPANTDKKLPVIGFIAHMDTAPDMSGLNVKPKFNHNYNGNDIVLNVDKGIILSPKNFPEMKNYIGDTLITTDGTTLLGADDKAGIAEIMTAIKYLIEHPEIEHGTIKIGFTPDEEIGQGADKFNIKKFAADYAYTVDGGEIGELEYENFNAAEGIIVVHGTNVHPGSAKNKMVNSIEIAGELNSLLPADQKPEYTDNYEGFFHLHTFNGTVEESKLKYIIRDHDMEKFAFKKDLLIGAVDFINKKYGNIVSIKIKDQYYNMREKIVPFFNIVKIAQKAMKEVGVTPIIKPVRGGTDGARLSYMGLPTPNIFTGGHNFHGKYEYIPVSSMEKSVEVIIKIVELTK; encoded by the coding sequence ATGAGAGATTCAGAAGTTGTAAAAAGATTTATAAATTATATTAAAATTAATACCCAATCCTGTGAGGATTCAGAAACATGTCCATCGACAAAGAGCCAATTAGATTTAGCACATCTACTAGAGAAAGAGTTAAATGAACTACACTTAAGGGATGTTTCTGTAGATGAGAATGGATATGTAATAGCAGAACTACCAGCTAATACGGATAAAAAACTCCCAGTTATTGGCTTTATAGCTCATATGGATACTGCTCCAGATATGTCTGGATTAAATGTTAAACCAAAGTTTAATCATAACTACAATGGGAATGATATTGTTTTAAATGTTGATAAGGGTATTATCTTATCCCCCAAAAATTTTCCCGAGATGAAAAACTATATTGGTGATACTTTAATAACCACCGATGGGACAACACTTTTAGGTGCTGATGATAAAGCTGGTATAGCTGAGATTATGACAGCAATTAAATATTTAATTGAGCATCCTGAAATAGAACACGGAACTATAAAAATTGGATTTACTCCTGATGAAGAGATTGGACAGGGTGCAGATAAATTTAATATAAAAAAATTCGCTGCGGATTACGCCTATACTGTTGATGGTGGGGAGATTGGAGAGCTAGAGTATGAAAACTTTAATGCTGCTGAAGGGATTATAGTGGTTCATGGAACAAATGTTCACCCAGGGTCAGCAAAAAACAAAATGGTCAACTCAATTGAAATCGCAGGAGAGTTAAATAGTCTACTACCGGCTGACCAGAAGCCAGAATATACAGATAATTATGAAGGATTTTTCCACCTTCATACCTTTAATGGTACAGTAGAAGAGAGTAAATTAAAATATATAATAAGAGATCATGATATGGAGAAATTTGCTTTTAAAAAGGATCTTTTAATCGGAGCAGTTGATTTTATAAATAAAAAATATGGTAATATAGTAAGTATCAAAATTAAGGATCAATATTATAATATGAGAGAGAAAATAGTTCCTTTTTTCAATATTGTAAAAATAGCACAAAAAGCCATGAAAGAGGTAGGTGTTACCCCAATTATTAAACCTGTTCGGGGAGGTACAGATGGAGCAAGACTATCATATATGGGTCTTCCCACTCCTAATATATTTACAGGGGGCCACAATTTTCATGGGAAATACGAATATATACCAGTTAGTTCAATGGAAAAGAGCGTTGAAGTAATAATAAAAATTGTAGAGCTTACTAAATAG
- a CDS encoding energy-coupling factor ABC transporter permease — protein MHMSDALITPVVGGVMLISSIGVGKYSLDKMKEDITSKIPLMAIMGAFIFAFQMINFTIPGTGSSGHIGGGLLLSIVLGPYAAFLTLAIVLLIQALFFGDGGLIAYGCTLFNLGFFTCFVAYPFIFRLLTKFDRDNKKIKRVILGSIVASIIGLQLGSFGVVLQTTLSGRTDLPFIEFLSLMQGIHILIGLVEGVITGVIVKYLVINNNSVIYELPKKSRNTRRVFIMFAISTVVIAGFISIFASSHPDGLEWAIEKIVGEKEIPFLNEKVSRLSDKQGELALFPDYGFKKSSSDIGTSVSGLTGSLIVFTSVFLMGLLYRKRKLRNE, from the coding sequence ATGCACATGAGTGATGCTTTAATAACCCCTGTTGTTGGGGGAGTAATGTTAATTTCTAGTATTGGAGTAGGCAAGTACTCTTTAGATAAAATGAAAGAGGATATAACTTCAAAAATCCCTTTAATGGCGATTATGGGAGCATTTATTTTTGCATTTCAAATGATAAATTTTACAATACCTGGAACTGGATCTAGTGGTCACATAGGGGGAGGGCTACTACTCTCTATTGTTTTAGGGCCATACGCCGCTTTTTTAACATTGGCAATAGTTCTACTTATACAAGCTCTATTTTTTGGTGATGGAGGTCTTATAGCCTATGGATGTACACTGTTTAATTTAGGGTTTTTTACATGTTTTGTTGCTTATCCCTTTATCTTTAGACTATTAACAAAATTCGACAGGGATAATAAAAAAATTAAAAGAGTTATTTTAGGCTCTATTGTTGCCTCTATTATTGGACTGCAACTAGGCTCTTTTGGGGTTGTTCTCCAAACTACTTTATCAGGTAGAACAGATCTTCCTTTTATTGAGTTTTTATCCCTAATGCAGGGGATTCATATACTAATTGGATTAGTCGAGGGAGTAATAACAGGTGTTATAGTTAAGTACCTAGTAATTAATAATAATAGCGTAATATATGAGCTTCCTAAAAAGAGTCGTAATACTAGAAGAGTTTTTATAATGTTTGCTATTAGTACAGTAGTTATTGCAGGTTTTATCTCAATTTTTGCCTCAAGTCACCCTGATGGATTAGAGTGGGCAATTGAAAAAATAGTTGGTGAAAAAGAGATCCCATTTCTAAATGAAAAAGTATCTAGGTTAAGTGATAAACAGGGCGAACTTGCACTGTTTCCAGATTATGGTTTTAAAAAATCAAGTAGTGATATTGGAACATCTGTTTCCGGTTTAACTGGAAGCTTAATTGTTTTTACATCAGTATTTCTAATGGGTCTGTTATATAGGAAACGAAAACTAAGGAATGAATAA
- the cbiQ gene encoding cobalt ECF transporter T component CbiQ — protein MNKFIRSIADLTQLEKYANRDSVVHRVYPEIKVVSVLLYTLFVTSIGKYNISLVIVVGIIPTTIFFISEINGKEFISKLFLPLIFSCSLGILNPVLDSSFLSGTISLFTIILKSLFTISMTLLLVSTTPLRDLVKAFNFLKIPKPLVFLFFLIYRYIFILLEECGKTIEAYSLRVNSEKGLHISSWGSLVGQIIIRSYIRSESIYQAMLIRGMDIDSE, from the coding sequence ATGAATAAGTTTATAAGGAGTATTGCAGATCTAACCCAGTTAGAAAAGTATGCTAATAGAGATAGTGTAGTACATAGAGTTTATCCTGAAATAAAGGTAGTCTCTGTTTTATTATACACTCTGTTTGTAACTTCTATTGGTAAGTATAATATCTCTTTAGTAATAGTAGTCGGTATAATTCCGACTACTATTTTTTTTATATCAGAGATAAATGGGAAGGAGTTTATTAGTAAACTTTTTCTTCCTCTTATTTTCAGCTGTTCATTAGGTATATTAAACCCAGTACTTGATAGTAGTTTTTTAAGTGGCACAATCTCCCTTTTTACAATAATTTTAAAATCCCTGTTTACTATATCTATGACACTGCTTTTAGTATCTACTACACCCCTAAGAGACCTAGTTAAAGCTTTCAATTTTTTGAAAATCCCTAAACCTCTAGTTTTCCTTTTCTTTTTAATCTATCGTTACATATTTATACTTCTAGAAGAGTGTGGTAAAACCATAGAGGCTTATAGTCTTAGGGTTAATAGTGAAAAAGGACTGCATATCTCAAGTTGGGGATCATTAGTTGGACAAATTATAATTCGATCTTATATTAGATCCGAGAGCATTTATCAGGCTATGTTAATTAGAGGGATGGATATAGATAGTGAATAA